ACAAACTGTACGaacaaagaaattaataattgcATTCATGAATCTCTATACACATGCAAGAACCCAGAACAGCACAACAATAATCTGACCTTGAAAAAGATACTTTGAGATCTCTCTCCGGTTCTTCTCTGAGATAATCTGAACAAGGAATTTAATCAAAATAACAAATAATTCAAAAGAGATGGGTTATTAAACAATTAAAGTAacgtaaaaaaaaattcgaaagaTTAACAGCCTTACCATTGCTACTGAGCAAATCGACAGGAGCAGCTGAATTCTTGGTGTGATGAGTATAATGAAACCCTAGCATAcagattgtgtttgtagttGGGCTTTAAGATTGGGCTTTTTATAATACGCTTTGGGCTAAGCCCATAATATCTTTATTTAAAGGGTCAAtgtattaaaaacatttataataatcaattttagttattttcgtTAAAAACATGTAATTAAATGACTAACCTTAtcgttaaatttttataatcacatgcttaaaaaaatttcttgtgaCATTGAATATATTTAACAATGTGATTATACAATTTATCAATGATATTAGTCATTTAATGACATGATTTTGaggaaaatgactaaaattgattattaaaatatagTTACATGACCATAATTGATCGCTTTGCTAAGCTTCCATGCAAAATAATGTGATAAAAAATTTGACTTTGTTCCGAGGTTTTGGTTTAAGGTTGGTCTCCATGGGGCTGACCAAGGACAAAAGAAAACTAGAATGATGTGAAGGGACGACAAAGCCCTTCTCAAAGACAGAAGAGGAGGAGGAGCTGTTGAAACTCTTTAATACCACATCAACTTGATACTGTAGATGGAGAGTTTAGACATCTTCAACTATTTATCAAAATAAGTACTTATGATCCTTGCTCATTCCTTCTCATTGAGTTTGAGTTCAAGCTtgttcattattttttttaaaataggtATAAGAATATCGTGACCTTGCGTCTTTTATGCTCTGCATATGAGCCTCATTTTATCAACAATCATTTctatataaaagaaaaaaagatttAAATTCTTTAGTTTTACAATTGAGGaacaaaaaaagagaaaaattgtGTCAATTATCATCTGCCAAGATGGTGGAATTGAATttctatattttcttataatcaaCTTTCAAGTTTAATTTATATTCATTCTCTACTTTTGTTGGTAAACATACCCTGAACACACATAATTGTCAtcttttatcttgattctaATTTTGTTTCAggtaatacaaaataaaatcaagtcTATCgaaccatttttttaaaatagaagATCAAATCTAACTCACAAATCATCTCTTCCGTTTCATGCTTCTTTATACTTAAACCTCGGTTATGTAAATTGGAGAAATGTATCACGTGATAAAACAATATTCATCTGCTACAAACAACAAATGTATGTGCCGtcataaataagaaaaaaagaaagaaagaaactgCTGGCATTATCCAATTCTACCTAAACATATATGATACTCCATGAGTGGGCACATCAAGATCAGACCCAAACGGACTTTAGAGTCCCGACCCATTCTTAAACTAGGTGGGTAGCCCATGATAGATATCATGTATattcctataaatatcaggtttgaggGTCTAATTATTCATTCAATATTGATTCTTAGCATCTTCCCTAGCTGCTCTCTTATTTTTATTCTCAGTacctgacttgagcgtcggaggggctaagCCGGGACACCCTCTCGTCCTTTTTCTAACGATTTCCTTTGTGATTTCAGGTCTAAAGTAAATTCGAGGTCTGCTTTCGGCTAGTATCACCTACTGGAACTGAACCCTATATTTCtagtgagtatcacttggcgccgtctgtgggaagcTTTGAgctgagacgtagagatggccAGCCGGAGAGGGAGCAGAATAACTAACTCAGTGTCATCACGTCCCCGaacaacctcgtcccaatgagaaTGCGGGTAACTTGACCTTGGAACAGTTAGGCCAATTCATTACCAAAACGGTAGAGGAAGCTATGAAGAAGAAGCAAGAATCCATGTTTGCTGAAGAACAAGCTCTTTGCCAGGAAGAGGAGAATGCATAGGGTCATCAGAGCAAGGTTGAAGGCACGTAGCCTACCTCAAATGGGGAGAATTTTGACATGGAAGAGATATGGAAAAAGATAAGAATATTGAGGTAACAGTTGGGAAACATAGCTCTAGCACCGAAAAGAGAGAGTCCTTTTCCTCCACCATTTTGAAAGAAGAGCTTCCCCCAAGTTTTCGACAATCAAGCTGGGAGAGTACGACGGTCGTACTTACCCAAAAGAgcacttggggagatttgagaatgtcTTTTTGTGTTTTTGGGTACGTTGGTGAGATCAGTCTAAAAGTGGTTTAATATGCTATAACCCAAACTCTATTTGGTATTTCGAGGATTTTTCCAGAGCTTTCACCGATTTTATGAGTAGCAAGAGGGATCCTCGTCCGAGAGTCGCCCAAGGTCTCGTCCGTCCCAGGGCCCTCCCGGGATAAACCATAGGGTAGGAGAGCCGAGAAGGTAGTGGCGGGGCCAAGATGTCCCTCGAGAGCCTGCCGATCTGAGGAGGAGAATGAATGAGGACAACTCTACTACAAGATGAATGATTCATATAATCTCGGGAGGTGCTACCTATGGAGACTCCAGGCAAGCTTGGAAAGCACACGGAAGAAGGTTGGATAACTTTGAGATATTCAGGgatgcagacttaccacaagatcTCATCATCATCTTTGGGTCGGAAGACCTCCGAGGTGTTGTGGCTCCACATaatgatgccttggtggtgacgacCACTATTGCCAATTACAACGTGACAAGGatctttattgataatggaagctccgtgaatATTTTGTTTAAGAGAACGTTGGATAAGATGAAAGTGGTTAGGActtgagtttgagccggtctCTACCCCTCTGTATGGGTTCACGAGACAGGCCATTCAGCCATTAGGTCAAATTGTTCTTCCCTTATCCATGGGGAGTGATCCTCGGCGAGTAACAAAGAGTTAGAGTCTTGTGCGGTGGTAGATACTCCATCATTGTATAATGAAATCTTGGGACGAACCCTAAAAGATTTTAGAGTCGTAGCTTTCACATATCATCATAAGCTTAAGTTTTTCGTGGGAAAAAGAGTTAGAGTCTTGTGCAGGGATCAAAAAGTCGTGAGTCGGTGTTATGAAGGGGCGAGTGAATGACTATTTATAGGGGAGCTCAACGCAGATCTGACCCTTCAAAATGGGAAGGTGATccaatttgtttccaaatttcttgagaCTAATGAGCAGCAAGGGAGGAATACGCAAATCAAATATTGTAAACCAAGAGCAACACAATtaatcgaacttcgaacctGTGATTCAGTTCAACTTGAGAGGGGGAGACATATGATACCCCATGAATGGGCACATCAATATCAGGCCCAAATCGAACTTTGGATCCCCGGCCCATTCGTAACCTAGGTAACTGGCCCACGATGGATCTCATGTATACTCCTATAAATAACAGATTTTAGAGTCTAATTAATCATTCAGTATTGATTCTTAGCAGCGCCGCTCTCTCATTTTTATTCTCATTACCTGATTTGAGCATCGGATGGGCTACGTCGGGACACCCTGTCAACCTCTTTTCTAATGGTTTCCTTTGTGATTTCATACCTAGAGTAAATTCGAGGTCTGCATTCGGGCTAGTCTCACCTACTGGAACCGAACCCTATATTTCTAGTGAATATCAATATTCATAACCTTTGCACcccaaatttcttttatttttctcttttctgcgttgatatcaagaataaaagtaAAATTTTCTAATGCAAAATCTATGATGCAATTTTCAGGAATAATGAACAAAAAGGCAAAAAGGTAATGCATATGATGCTAAAGAAAAATATGGTGATGGAATACAAATGAGAAAAGTCGaaattctccatgaaatacCAATTATATGATTCTGAAATCGAACTAAAATAATTCATCCACTGAATAAACTAGAATAAAtcaacaagaaattgttgcaAAATCCCCAAACTAGAACAAGCAACATAAATTATGATAAATTGAACATAAATATCAAATCTTGGATAAACTCACTTCTTTGGCTTGTTGACTCGTCCATTTCCTCCCCATTAATTTGAATGTTGAATGGATATAAAACAAGTCTtctctattattatttttggtctGGTCTACCCAAAAATAGTAATACAGAAGACTCGTTTTCATAATAAAACTTGGTACGAAATTAagatcaaaataataatttttttgtaattttatatatataatttagcaGGGATTGCAGTTtgctgttcttgagttttaacCGAAACCAACTATGGAAAACATGATGGCcacaacaaacaaaatattcaatCTTCATGTTTTCTCAATTATTCTTATAGCGAGCTTAGTAGGTGTTCTTGGGCAGCAGGATTCGAGTAACATCAGGTGTCTTGAGAGGGAGAGACAAGCTCTTCTTAAGTTCAAAGACGAGCTTGTCGATGAATATGGTCGACTCTCCTCTTGGGGAGCTGAAAATAGTCAAAGAGAGTGCTGCAAATGGAGAGGTGTTCGTTGCCATAACCGAACTAATCACGTCACACAATTGAATTTGAGGGGTCCATCAGAGTTTCATTATGATTTACCCAGTTTTGTTCCACTGAGTATTGCTCCTCTGAAAGGTAAGATTAGCTCTTCATTGCTTGAATTGAAGCACTTGACTTACCTAGACCTCAGTCACAATTGTTTTGGTTCTTCAAATATCCCAGAGTTCATTGGTTCATTTGAGGAATTACTTTATCTCAATCTTTCCAATGCTCATTTTAGTAAATCAATACCGCCAAGTGTTGGAAACCTTTCCAAGTTGATATATCTTGATTTTAGTCAGAATTATGCTCTCTACAGTGACAATCTTGATTGGGTCTCTCATCTAGATTCATTGAAATATCTTGACCTTAGTTATGTTGTACTCCGCAATGCATCCAATTGGTTGGAAGCAATTGGCAAGTTAACTACCATCGAAGAATTACATTTTAGATACTGTGTACTTCAAGAAATCCACCCTTCTTCGCTCCCCTTGATCAATTCTTCTGCTCCACTTGCTATCCTCGACCTTTCAGGGAATGATATCTCATCTTCCATGTTTCAATGGTTCTTAAACTTTAGCAAAAGCCTGACTTTCATTGATATCTCAGGTAACAATATAACAGATCCCATTTCTGCTTATACTTTTGATGACCAGATCTTTCTTGCACATCTTGACCTCTCTTATAATAACCATGAGGGCGGGATTCCTAAATCCTTGGGAAATATGAGTAGTTTGATATACTTGAATTTGCAAAAGAACCATTTAACTGATCAACTTTCGGAATTAACAATGAACTTGTCTGAGAAATTGCAGTATCTAGATTTAAGTGGTAATAGGATAAGTGGTTTGTTACCTAATTTTTCAAGGTTTTCATTCTTGAACCATCTAGGTCTTGGTAGGAATAAACTCGATGGCTCCATTGCAACTGGCTTTCTGAATATTCCATATCTGATTCATCTAGATTTGTCATCTAATAATTTCACTGGTGCAATACCAGATCTTACAACATCTCCGTTCCTTGAGAGATTGTATCTCAACAACAATACGTTCAACGGATATCTCAGAGAAAGCATTGGATGCATGTCAATGATGGAATCTTTGGTTCTAGCTTCAAATAACTTAGAAGGCATAGTTACAGAGTCACATTTGTTCAATCTATCTCGTCTGCAAATACTTGACTTGTCCTCTAACTCACTGTTAACAGTAAATTGTAGCCCGCATTGGGTTCCTCCGTTTCAACTAAAAGTCATAAATCTCTCCGGATGTAAAATAGGACAGCGTTTTCCGCAATGGCTTCAATTCCAAAGAAAGTTAGAATTTCTTGATATCTCGAGTTCTCAAATTGCAGACACCGTTCCCCATTGGTTTGGTAAATTAACTTCTAGACCAATGTATCTGAATGCATCAAATAACAATATACATGGCATCCTTCCGGAATCTTTTTTCAAGCTTACAAGCGATGCAAGATCTGTAGGCACAATAGTGTTGGAACTATCAAGTAACAAAATTAGAGGTCAAGTGACTTTTTTGTGCCATAACGAGAAGTGGGAACTTATTGACCTCTCAGATAACCTATTTTTCGGGCATCTTCCGAATTGTGTCGCCAActctaccttgttgagattTCTCAATTTGGCCAACAATCATTTCGTTGGGGAAATCCCAAACTCATTTGGCTCGTTAGAATGGCTGGTTTCATTGAATTTGAGGAACAATAGTTTATCAGGTGGATTCCCTACTTCTTTGAGGAACTGCAAGAGGTTGGAATCAATTGAACTCGGAGACAATAAGCTAACTGGAAATATACCAACCTGGATAGGAGATACGTTATCAGGGTTGATTGTTTTAAGCCTAAGTTTGAATGATTTTTATGGGACAATACCTTCGAGCATTTGTAGTCTACAAAACATCCAAGTCTTAGACCTGTCTTCAAACATGATTTCAGGACCAATACCAAAATGTTTGTATAATCTTAGTGCAATGACTAGAGAAGCAGCTGCTGCTTCTACATCGTATGGATACAGCATTTCTTTTTTTACAAGAAATAATTTTGTGTATGTACCGTATAATAGCTTACGCGATGGTGCATACATTATGTGGAAAGGAAAAAAAGTCAATTATGTAAAAGGTTTGCAACTTTTGAAACTTATTGATCTGTCCAACAATCTTTTAGATGGTGATATTCCTTCAGAAATCACAAAACTTGATGGCCTAGTAACGTTAAATCTTTCAAGAAACCATTTATACGGACAAATTCCTCAAAACATTGGTCACTTGAAAGGCTTGAATTCCCTCGATCTTTCAAGAAACCACCTCTCTGGGAGCATTCCGATCGGAATTTTTCAATTAAGTTCTCTAGGCGTCTTGGAGTTGTCCTACAACAACTTGTCAGGTAGAATCCTGCCTCAATATACACGTTTCGATAAATCTGCCTATGCGGGAAATTCTGGGCTTTGTTCACGTCTTATACTGAATAAATCTTGCCCCGGAGAAGATGAAATCAATCATCGAGATCCAAACTTCTATAACGACAAGAATGCAATGAACAATTGGGAACATGAAGATGACAAGTTGATTACTAAAGGATTTTATCTCTGCCTGGCATTTGGTTTTCTCATTGGATTTTGGGGGATCTTCGGGACAATACTACTCAACAATTCTGCAAGATTTGCATACTTCAAATTGTTGAACACCATGGAGGACTTTGTATACGTGACAGTAGAGCTGAGCAAAGCCCGTTTTAGGAGTCGCTTTCGAAAATAACAAGTATTGCTTATAATTGTTTTTgtaatgataattttttttataattaatgtaAGACTAATTTGTGTAGCTTCGTTGCATGTGTCTTCTAGGCTGAGATTGGAGACAACTTAAGGTACTCATCCCAAATTGGAGTTCAGCATATATGGTTTTTATGCTTGGCTTTTGCTCCTGTCTAGCTCTTTTTCTGAAGTGAATTATTAATGGTCTGGAATCTGTTAAAACTTACTGTACATCTATAAAGTAGTGAATAAAAAATACATGTAAAAAAACTAACAAAAATaatgattaatttattataattcagTTAGTAATAAAATATAGATATAAAATcagtatatttattaaatttttttatcattttaaattgtTGTCGACATTTGAGCAATCAGTTTttcaatataattaaatattttcgtcagatgaaaattcaaaatcgTGTCgagagaaaaaaaacaaaaaaaaaaaaacaaaacagaaATGGTGTTAATATATCTCTTGAGCATAGTTTGATACATGGGATAAGGGaatgattgataaataatcctctTTATCCCATGTTTGGTACCTTTTTAAAAAGCCCATTATAATATCATGAGccattgataaataatttttagaatGATAAGATGTCCcttctattaggtgtgataatttaatttaatgataaaatacactacaaatgacttaattgccctcaatttataaatgatttttataaatctatgctaataggtagaaattaaaatcaaataaatattttatttatttttatatattataaatgaattcgagataattatataaatgaattcgagataattataaaaataatttttataaatatcaataaaattattagtatcactcaattaaccttaaaaatcgatatttgacttgactcgcaaaatcaagggctcaattatcatattatataatatataaaattaggtaaaaataaataaatcatgcaagcactatcGACGCATGAAcggataaaaaatatgaactcaagcaacaactttgaaattataaaatttattatgataaggttaattttgtcattacaatctcatataaatttaatcactcttattaaaatatatcaaacattaaatataatatcatacgtcttatttatccttaacttatcattatattatatatcacatgtttatcctatcatgtgtatCAAACTATGCCTtacattataatttttttctcaattaattaaattcacgCACTCTTTTTCATTCCAATCATAACATAAAGTC
This sequence is a window from Primulina tabacum isolate GXHZ01 chromosome 17, ASM2559414v2, whole genome shotgun sequence. Protein-coding genes within it:
- the LOC142531361 gene encoding receptor-like protein EIX2; the encoded protein is MENMMATTNKIFNLHVFSIILIASLVGVLGQQDSSNIRCLERERQALLKFKDELVDEYGRLSSWGAENSQRECCKWRGVRCHNRTNHVTQLNLRGPSEFHYDLPSFVPLSIAPLKGKISSSLLELKHLTYLDLSHNCFGSSNIPEFIGSFEELLYLNLSNAHFSKSIPPSVGNLSKLIYLDFSQNYALYSDNLDWVSHLDSLKYLDLSYVVLRNASNWLEAIGKLTTIEELHFRYCVLQEIHPSSLPLINSSAPLAILDLSGNDISSSMFQWFLNFSKSLTFIDISGNNITDPISAYTFDDQIFLAHLDLSYNNHEGGIPKSLGNMSSLIYLNLQKNHLTDQLSELTMNLSEKLQYLDLSGNRISGLLPNFSRFSFLNHLGLGRNKLDGSIATGFLNIPYLIHLDLSSNNFTGAIPDLTTSPFLERLYLNNNTFNGYLRESIGCMSMMESLVLASNNLEGIVTESHLFNLSRLQILDLSSNSLLTVNCSPHWVPPFQLKVINLSGCKIGQRFPQWLQFQRKLEFLDISSSQIADTVPHWFGKLTSRPMYLNASNNNIHGILPESFFKLTSDARSVGTIVLELSSNKIRGQVTFLCHNEKWELIDLSDNLFFGHLPNCVANSTLLRFLNLANNHFVGEIPNSFGSLEWLVSLNLRNNSLSGGFPTSLRNCKRLESIELGDNKLTGNIPTWIGDTLSGLIVLSLSLNDFYGTIPSSICSLQNIQVLDLSSNMISGPIPKCLYNLSAMTREAAAASTSYGYSISFFTRNNFVYVPYNSLRDGAYIMWKGKKVNYVKGLQLLKLIDLSNNLLDGDIPSEITKLDGLVTLNLSRNHLYGQIPQNIGHLKGLNSLDLSRNHLSGSIPIGIFQLSSLGVLELSYNNLSGRILPQYTRFDKSAYAGNSGLCSRLILNKSCPGEDEINHRDPNFYNDKNAMNNWEHEDDKLITKGFYLCLAFGFLIGFWGIFGTILLNNSARFAYFKLLNTMEDFVYVTVELSKARFRSRFRK